The Micromonospora sp. NBC_00421 genome contains a region encoding:
- the recQ gene encoding DNA helicase RecQ, producing the protein MVSPTELRASDALDVLRRVFGYDAFRGFQQEIIEHVVAGGDALVLMPTGGGKSLCYQVPALVRDGVAVVVSPLIALMQDQVDALTAVGVRAGFLNSTQDYAARRTVEQAFVAGELDLLYLAPEALGTRGVQQLLDRGRIGLFAIDEAHCVSQWGHDFRPDYLALSMLHERWPAVPRIALTATATSATRAEIATRLQLTEAKHFVASFDRPNIQYRIVPKKEPRKQLLALLRDEHPGDAGIVYCLSRASVDKTAEFLVANGVAALPYHAGLDSGTRAANQQRFLREDGLVMVATIAFGMGIDKPDVRFVAHLDLPKSVEGYYQETGRAGRDGLPSTAWLAYGLQDVVQQRKMIETSDGDLAHRRNLATHLDAMLALCETVRCRRVQLLEYFGQPGTADCGNCDTCLTPPETWDGTVAAQKLLSTVYRLDRERNQRFGAGHCVDILIGKHNDKISQYGHDALSTFGIGTELREAEWRGVVRQLLAEGLLAVEGDYGTLALTEASAEVLARRRTVTMRREPEKVASTRSAKPRGAATVVAELSPAAGSLFERLRAWRGATAKEQGVPAYVIFHDATLRQIATDAPASLAELSRISGVGENKLAKYGESILTVLADQP; encoded by the coding sequence ATGGTCTCCCCCACCGAGCTGCGCGCCTCCGACGCCCTCGACGTGCTCCGCCGGGTCTTCGGCTACGACGCCTTCCGGGGCTTCCAGCAGGAGATCATCGAGCACGTGGTGGCCGGCGGGGACGCCCTGGTGCTGATGCCCACCGGTGGCGGCAAGTCGCTGTGTTACCAGGTCCCGGCCCTGGTCCGGGACGGCGTCGCGGTGGTCGTCTCCCCGCTGATCGCCCTCATGCAGGACCAGGTCGACGCGCTGACCGCGGTCGGCGTACGCGCGGGCTTCCTCAACTCGACGCAGGACTACGCCGCCCGGCGCACGGTCGAGCAGGCGTTCGTCGCCGGTGAGCTTGACCTGCTCTACCTGGCCCCCGAGGCGCTGGGCACCCGGGGCGTGCAGCAACTGCTCGACCGGGGCCGCATCGGTCTGTTCGCCATCGACGAGGCGCACTGCGTGTCCCAGTGGGGGCACGACTTCCGCCCCGACTACCTGGCCCTGTCGATGCTGCACGAGCGGTGGCCGGCGGTGCCCCGGATCGCGTTGACCGCGACCGCCACCAGCGCCACCCGGGCCGAGATCGCCACCCGGCTCCAGCTCACCGAGGCGAAGCACTTCGTGGCCAGCTTCGACCGGCCCAACATCCAGTACCGGATCGTGCCCAAGAAGGAGCCCCGCAAGCAGCTGCTGGCCCTGCTGCGCGACGAGCACCCGGGCGACGCCGGCATCGTCTACTGCCTGTCCCGGGCCTCGGTGGACAAGACGGCCGAGTTCCTGGTCGCCAACGGGGTCGCCGCGCTGCCCTACCACGCCGGCCTGGACTCGGGCACCCGCGCCGCCAACCAGCAGCGTTTCCTGCGGGAGGACGGCCTGGTCATGGTCGCCACGATCGCCTTCGGGATGGGCATCGACAAGCCGGACGTCCGCTTCGTGGCCCACCTCGACCTGCCCAAGTCGGTCGAGGGCTACTACCAGGAGACCGGGCGGGCCGGCCGGGACGGGCTGCCGTCGACGGCGTGGCTCGCCTACGGCCTCCAGGACGTGGTGCAGCAGCGCAAGATGATCGAGACGTCCGACGGCGACCTGGCCCACCGGCGTAACCTCGCCACCCACCTGGACGCCATGCTGGCGCTCTGCGAGACGGTCCGCTGCCGCCGGGTGCAACTGCTCGAATACTTCGGTCAGCCCGGCACGGCCGACTGCGGCAACTGCGACACCTGCCTGACCCCGCCGGAGACCTGGGACGGCACGGTGGCCGCGCAGAAGCTGCTCTCCACCGTCTACCGGCTCGACCGGGAACGCAACCAGCGCTTCGGCGCGGGGCACTGCGTGGACATCCTGATCGGCAAGCATAACGACAAGATCAGCCAGTACGGCCACGACGCGCTGAGCACCTTCGGCATCGGCACCGAGCTACGCGAGGCGGAGTGGCGCGGGGTGGTCCGGCAGCTGCTCGCCGAGGGGCTGTTGGCGGTCGAGGGCGACTACGGCACGCTGGCGCTCACCGAGGCCAGCGCGGAGGTGCTGGCCCGCCGCCGCACGGTCACCATGCGCCGGGAGCCGGAGAAGGTGGCCTCGACCCGGTCGGCGAAGCCACGCGGCGCAGCCACCGTGGTCGCGGAACTCTCCCCGGCGGCCGGGTCGCTGTTCGAGCGGCTGCGCGCCTGGCGGGGGGCCACCGCCAAGGAACAGGGCGTGCCAGCGTACGTGATCTTCCACGACGCGACGTTGCGGCAGATCGCCACCGACGCCCCCGCCTCGTTGGCCGAGCTGTCCCGGATCAGCGGCGTCGGCGAGAACAAGCTGGCCAAGTACGGCGAGTCCATCCTCACCGTCCTCGCCGACCAACCCTGA
- the uvrC gene encoding excinuclease ABC subunit UvrC, translating to MADPSTYRPASGTIPESPGVYRFRDGTGRVIYVGKAKNLRSRLNSYFGDLLGLHERTRQMVTTAESVDWMTVATEVEALQQEFTWIKQYDPRFNVRYRDDKSYPYLAVTLDEEYPRLQVMRGAKRKGVRYFGPYSHAWAIRETLDLLLRVFPARTCSAGVFKRAGQVGRPCLLGYIGKCSAPCVGTVSADAHRAIVDNFCEFMAGRTDSMVRRLEREMTEASEQLEFERAARLRDDVAALRRAMEKQTVVLGDGTDADVVAFADDPLEAAVQVFHVRDGRVRGQRGWVVEKTEELTTGDLVHHFCTQVYGGEQGEADVPRELLVPELPGDAEALADWLSARRGSRVSLRVPQRGDKRTLLETVGRNAKDSLARHKLKRSGDLTTRGKALDEISEALDMRTSPLRIECFDISQIQGTDVVASMVVFEDGLPRKSEYRRFIVRGATDDLSAMSEVLRRRFARYLDARAETGELGEETAADPDRPGIDPTTGRPRKFAYPPQLVVVDGGAPQVAAAAQALAELGIDDVALCGLAKRLEEVWLPDDEYPVILPRTSEGLYLLQRVRDEAHRFAITFHRQRRSKRMTESALDTVPGLGEVRRKALLRHFGSLKRLSAATVEEITEVPGVGRRTAEAILAALDGTPAPATAD from the coding sequence GTGGCTGATCCCTCGACCTACCGTCCCGCGTCCGGCACGATCCCCGAGTCCCCCGGGGTCTACCGGTTCCGTGACGGCACCGGCCGGGTGATCTACGTCGGCAAGGCGAAGAACCTGCGCAGCAGGCTCAACTCCTACTTCGGCGATCTGCTGGGTCTGCACGAGCGGACCCGGCAGATGGTCACCACCGCCGAGTCGGTCGACTGGATGACAGTCGCCACCGAGGTCGAGGCCCTGCAGCAGGAGTTCACCTGGATCAAGCAGTACGACCCCCGGTTCAACGTCCGGTACCGCGACGACAAGTCGTACCCGTACCTGGCGGTCACGCTGGACGAGGAATACCCGCGGTTGCAGGTCATGCGGGGCGCGAAGCGTAAGGGCGTGCGGTACTTCGGGCCGTACTCGCACGCCTGGGCGATCCGCGAGACGCTCGACCTGCTGCTGCGGGTCTTCCCGGCGCGCACCTGCTCCGCCGGGGTGTTCAAGCGGGCCGGCCAGGTGGGCCGCCCGTGCCTGCTCGGCTACATCGGCAAGTGCTCCGCGCCCTGTGTGGGCACCGTCTCCGCCGACGCGCACCGGGCGATCGTCGACAACTTCTGCGAGTTCATGGCCGGCCGCACCGACAGCATGGTGCGCCGCCTCGAACGCGAGATGACCGAGGCCAGCGAGCAGCTGGAGTTCGAGCGGGCGGCCCGGCTGCGCGACGATGTGGCCGCGCTGCGCCGGGCCATGGAGAAGCAGACAGTGGTGCTCGGCGACGGCACCGACGCCGACGTGGTCGCCTTCGCCGACGATCCGCTGGAAGCCGCCGTGCAGGTCTTCCACGTCCGCGACGGCCGGGTACGCGGCCAGCGTGGCTGGGTGGTGGAGAAGACCGAGGAGCTGACCACCGGCGACCTGGTGCACCACTTCTGCACCCAGGTCTACGGCGGCGAGCAGGGCGAGGCGGACGTCCCCCGGGAGCTGCTGGTCCCCGAGCTGCCGGGCGACGCCGAGGCGCTCGCCGACTGGCTCAGCGCCCGCCGGGGCAGCCGGGTGTCGCTGCGGGTGCCCCAGCGCGGTGACAAGAGGACCCTGCTGGAGACGGTGGGCCGCAACGCCAAGGACTCCCTGGCCCGGCACAAGCTCAAGCGGTCAGGTGACCTGACCACCCGGGGCAAGGCGCTCGACGAGATCAGCGAGGCGCTCGACATGCGCACCTCACCGCTGCGTATCGAGTGCTTCGACATCTCCCAGATCCAGGGCACCGACGTGGTGGCCAGCATGGTCGTCTTCGAGGACGGATTGCCGCGCAAGAGCGAATACCGCCGGTTCATCGTCCGGGGGGCCACCGACGACCTGTCGGCGATGTCCGAGGTGCTGCGTCGCCGTTTCGCCCGCTACCTCGACGCCCGCGCCGAGACCGGTGAGCTGGGTGAGGAGACCGCCGCCGACCCCGACCGTCCCGGCATCGACCCGACCACCGGCCGGCCCCGGAAGTTCGCCTACCCGCCGCAGTTGGTGGTGGTCGACGGCGGTGCCCCGCAGGTGGCGGCGGCGGCCCAGGCGCTGGCCGAGCTGGGTATCGACGACGTGGCGCTGTGCGGGCTGGCCAAGCGGCTGGAGGAGGTCTGGCTCCCCGACGACGAATACCCGGTCATCCTGCCGCGCACCTCCGAGGGGCTCTACCTGCTGCAACGGGTCCGGGACGAGGCGCACCGGTTCGCCATCACCTTCCACCGGCAGCGCCGCTCCAAGCGGATGACCGAATCGGCCCTGGACACCGTCCCCGGGTTGGGTGAGGTCCGCCGCAAGGCGCTGCTGCGGCATTTCGGCTCGCTCAAACGGCTCTCCGCCGCCACGGTGGAGGAGATCACCGAGGTGCCCGGGGTGGGCCGGCGCACCGCCGAGGCGATCCTCGCCGCCCTCGACGGCACCCCCGCTCCCGCCACGGCCGACTGA
- a CDS encoding jacalin-like lectin, producing MKVVRLLASATLLAAVLTPSGPAAASAAPAPAAGTAAGTAAPTSGAFSVLTYNVAGLPDIISSGDPATNTRPIGERLGGYDIVHVQEDFNYHADLYATDQHPYRTPTSGGVPFGSGLNTLSNYQYSDFARVKWHSCNGTDCLTPKGFTASRIRLAEGVFVDLYNAHPNAGSTDADLAARRANLSQLSAYVAANSAGNAVVLMGDLNVRYTRTGDNIRDLVAANGLTDVWVQQERGGQPPAAGDPALVCDPANVTDSCEVVDKILYRSNKLVNLTLNRYHNEHARFLTPTGGPLSDHYPHAAWFDWTLAPDLRASDTWGGPHGDPFTDADRVGPAVTRVTLRGGSRLDAVGVDLADGGQLRHGGTGGTETSLTLAPGERITQVTLTQGQKDGRTRIFSARLGTDQGRTLATGTPTSAAVTFTAPPGGRLAGFFGRSGTEVDQLGVIWSVGGNG from the coding sequence ATGAAGGTCGTCCGTCTGCTCGCGTCCGCGACGCTGCTCGCGGCCGTGCTCACCCCGTCCGGGCCGGCCGCCGCGTCCGCGGCCCCTGCCCCTGCCGCTGGCACCGCTGCCGGCACCGCCGCTCCGACGTCGGGGGCGTTCTCCGTGCTCACCTACAACGTGGCCGGTCTGCCGGACATCATCTCCAGCGGCGACCCGGCGACGAACACCCGGCCGATCGGCGAACGGCTCGGCGGGTACGACATCGTGCACGTCCAGGAGGACTTCAACTACCACGCCGACCTGTACGCCACCGACCAGCACCCGTACCGGACCCCGACCAGCGGGGGCGTGCCGTTCGGCAGCGGCCTCAACACGTTGTCGAACTATCAGTACAGCGACTTCGCCCGGGTGAAGTGGCACTCCTGCAACGGCACCGACTGCCTCACCCCGAAGGGCTTCACCGCCAGCCGCATCCGGCTGGCCGAGGGCGTCTTCGTCGACCTCTACAACGCCCACCCGAACGCCGGCAGCACCGACGCCGACCTGGCCGCCCGGCGGGCCAACCTGAGCCAGCTCTCCGCGTACGTCGCGGCCAACTCGGCGGGCAACGCGGTGGTGCTGATGGGGGACCTGAACGTCCGCTACACCCGTACCGGCGACAACATCCGCGACCTGGTGGCGGCCAACGGCCTCACCGACGTCTGGGTGCAGCAGGAGCGGGGCGGTCAGCCGCCGGCCGCCGGTGACCCGGCGCTGGTCTGCGACCCGGCCAACGTGACGGACAGCTGCGAGGTGGTCGACAAGATCCTCTACCGGAGCAACAAGCTGGTGAACCTCACCCTGAACCGCTACCACAACGAGCACGCCCGGTTCCTCACCCCGACCGGCGGGCCGCTGTCGGACCACTACCCGCACGCCGCCTGGTTCGACTGGACCCTCGCCCCCGACCTGCGGGCCAGCGACACCTGGGGCGGCCCGCACGGTGACCCGTTCACCGACGCCGACCGGGTCGGCCCGGCGGTCACCCGGGTCACCCTGCGCGGTGGCTCCCGGCTCGACGCCGTCGGGGTGGACCTCGCCGACGGCGGCCAGCTGCGCCACGGCGGCACCGGCGGGACCGAGACCAGCCTCACCCTGGCCCCCGGCGAGCGGATCACCCAGGTCACCCTGACCCAGGGCCAGAAGGACGGCCGGACCCGGATCTTCTCGGCCCGGCTCGGCACCGACCAGGGCCGCACCCTCGCCACCGGTACGCCCACCTCTGCGGCGGTCACCTTCACCGCGCCCCCGGGTGGTCGGCTGGCCGGCTTCTTCGGCCGCAGCGGCACCGAGGTCGACCAGCTCGGCGTGATCTGGAGTGTCGGGGGCAACGGATAG